One Thalassophryne amazonica chromosome 10, fThaAma1.1, whole genome shotgun sequence genomic region harbors:
- the LOC117519513 gene encoding DNA-directed RNA polymerases I, II, and III subunit RPABC3-like, translated as MDLILDVNIQIYPVDLGDKFRLVIASTLYEDGTPDDGEYNPQDDRPSRADQFDYVMYGKVYKIEGDETSTEAATRLSAYVSYGGLLMRLQGDANNLHGFEVDSRVYLLMKKLAFETHLYPTAHTCSFYIMALCKAAVCFIRWLYYAPYWTSLERQEHAHCFQLPIFAM; from the exons ATGGACCTCATCTTAGACGTCAACATTCAGATCTATCCTGTGGATCTTG GTGATAAGTTCAGGCTGGTTATTGCCAGCACATTATATGAAGACGGAACACCAGATGACGGAGAGTACAATCCACAAGATGACCGGCCATCAAG AGCGGACCAGTTCGACTATGTGATGTATGGGAAGGTGTACAAGATTGAGGGCGATGAGACTTCAACAGAAGCGGCCACACGCCT CTCCGCCTATGTGTCTTACGGCGGCCTCCTCATGAGGCTGCAAGGAGATGCAAATAACCTCCACGGCTTTGAGGTGGACTCCAGAGTATACCTCCTCATGAAGAAACTGGCCTTTGAAACCCACCTCTACCCCACTGCCCACACCTGCTCTTTCTACATCATGGCCCTCTGTAAGGCTGCAGTGTGCTTCATCAGGTGGTTGTATTATGCCCCCTACTGGACCAGTTTAGAAAGGCAGGAACATGCACACTGTTTTCAGCTGCCCATATTTGCAATGTGA